One window from the genome of Malus domestica chromosome 01, GDT2T_hap1 encodes:
- the LOC103440517 gene encoding membrane steroid-binding protein 1-like, with product MSLQLWETLKEAIAAYTGLSPTTFFTMLAVLVAIYHVASGLFGSSDNHQRARSSEEEMQPLPPPVQLGEITEEELKQYDGSDSKKPLLMAIKGQIYDVSQSRMFYGPGGPYALFAGKDASRALAKMSFEDKDLTGDISGLGPFELEALQDWEYKFMSKYVKVGSIKSTAPATEGESTGETAKAIDQDAAKPAEDIPSDSPAVKSEETSSSAEAKQE from the exons ATGTCTCTGCAACTGTGGGAAACACTGAAAGAGGCGATCGCGGCCTACACAGGCCTCTCTCCGACGACCTTCTTCACTATGCTAGCTGTGCTTGTGGCCATCTATCATGTGGCGTCGGGGTTGTTTGGGTCGTCCGACAACCACCAGCGGGCCAGGAGCTCGGAGGAGGAGATGCAGCCTCTGCCGCCTCCCGTCCAGCTCGGCGAGATCACCGAAGAAGAATTGAAGCAGTACGACGGCTCTGATTCCAAGAAGCCTCTGCTCATGGCTATCAAGGGTCAGATCTATGACGTGTCCCAGAGCAG GATGTTTTATGGACCTGGTGGGCCTTACGCACTGTTCGCGGGGAAAGATGCTAGCAGAGCTCTTGCAAAAATGTCGTTTGAAGACAAAGATCTGACTGGTGATATCTCTGGTCTTGGTCCATTCGAACTCGAGGCCTTGCAGGACTGGGAATACAAGTTCATGAGCAAGTATGTCAAGGTCGGATCTATTAAGAGCACCGCTCCTGCAACTGAAGGAGAATCCACTGGCGAAACTGCTAAAGCCATCGATCAAGATGCTGCTAAGCCTGCTGAAGATATTCCATCCGATAGTCCAGCTGTTAAATCCGAGGAAACCTCATCTAGTGCTGAAGCTAAGCAAGAGTAA
- the LOC103441342 gene encoding F-box/LRR-repeat protein At3g48880-like: MECDDSPMTLGRWEDLNVDILLKIFECFANISDSSSDIGNVSCSAVCKEWRSTLCDPRFWNTLDLSTMKSHFIKTPDKPYVYVCSRSEMTPTRVLKISLSLSKIYNMHAHAGQQLVVHHVHEEQKRPRVHEVVRMKKG, encoded by the coding sequence atggaatgCGATGACTCGCCTATGACTTTGGGAAGATGGGAAGACCTCAATGTTGACATATTGTTGAAGATTTTTGAGTGCTTTGCCAACATCTCTGATTCATCTTCCGACATCGGAAACGTTAGCTGTAGCGCCGTTTGCAAGGAGTGGCGTTCGACGCTGTGTGATCCTCGGTTTTGGAACACGCTTGATTTGTCGACGATGAAATCGCATTTCATCAAAACCCCAGATAAACCTTACGTTTATGTTTGCAGCCGGTCCGAGATGACACCGACTCGTGTTTTGAAGATTTCTCTGAGTCTCAGCAAGATTTATAACATGCATGCACATGCAGGACAACAACTCGTCGTGCATCATGTGCATGAGGAACAGAAACGACCAAGGGTTCATGAGGTGGTACGTATGAAGAAGGGTTAG
- the LOC103440503 gene encoding F-box/LRR-repeat protein At3g48880-like isoform X1 — MTDTPSSRTRTLINCDGVRLFGGGWEAGEMEDGGLPVSKWKDLNTDILLMRILQSFDIFELTSGIAHVCSAWRLVCRDPLLWKKLDLSMMKSDFIKSQVEPYVYVTDSSDKTLTRILKTSLSLSRGNIMTLVFHYNLFVSDDQLTYTAERCPQLKRLVMPAWNRIKKTGICKAIRCWKELESLTMPSIANPPYLLEEIKRNCKNFSELKIMGPCDMFFASTLVEHLPQLKVLSLRCTTLLKDVLIFILDHLEHLEVLNISHCRLIEIPPPPATRRLVRNLDPLILEKASRLQRFLTCMQDSCVMCQRTKNDEGIMRWYNYEGLWKEDEVSSLAC; from the exons ATGACTGACACACCCTCCTCAAGAACCAGAACTCTAAT AAATTGTGACGGAGTAAGGCTGTTTGGAGGTGGTTGGGAAGCTGGTGAAATGGAAGACGGTGGCCTCCCTGTGAGTAAATGGAAGGACCTGAACACTGACATACTACTAATGAGGATTTTACAGTCTTTCGACATCTTTGAGTTAACGTCGGGCATTGCTCACGTTTGTAGTGCGTGGCGCTTGGTTTGCCGTGATCCTCTGCTGTGGAAAAAGCTTGATTTGTCGATGATGAAATCGGATTTCATCAAATCACAAGTGGAGCCTTATGTCTATGTGACAGACTCGTCCGATAAGACACTGACTCGTATTTTGAAGACTTCATTGAGTCTCAGCCGGGGAAACATAATGACATTGGTTTTCCATTACAACTTATTTGTGAGCGATGATCAGTTGACGTATACTGCTGAAAG GTGCCCACAGCTGAAGCGACTGGTTATGCCGGCTTGGAACAGAATAAAAAAGACTGGAATCTGCAAGGCCATTCGCTGCTGGAAAGAGCTTGAATCGCTAACAATGCCTAGCATAGCGAATCCCCCGTACCTCTTGGAAGAGATTAAAAGGAACTGCAAAAATTTCAGTGAACTGAAGATCATGGGTCCTTGTGATATGTTCTTTGCTTCAACACTAGTTGAACATCTTCCACAACTGAAGGTGCTAAGCCTCCGGTGCACGACGCTCTTAAAGGATGTTTTGATCTTCATCTTGGATCACCTAGAACACCTGGAAGTTCTCAACATCTCACATTGCCGTCTAATCGAAATTCCTCCGCCTCCTGCAACTAGGAGACTTGTCAGAAATCTCGATCCGCTTATTCTCGAGAAGGCCTCTCGGTTGCAAAGATTTTTAACATGCATGCAGGACTCTTGCGTGATGTGCCAAAGGACCAAAAACGACGAGGGAATCATGAGGTGGTATAATTACGAAGGGCTATGGAAAGAAGATGAGGTGAGCTCCCTAGCTTGTTGA
- the LOC103440503 gene encoding F-box/LRR-repeat protein At3g48880-like isoform X2, with protein sequence MCSSVCNLHDAVKNCDGVRLFGGGWEAGEMEDGGLPVSKWKDLNTDILLMRILQSFDIFELTSGIAHVCSAWRLVCRDPLLWKKLDLSMMKSDFIKSQVEPYVYVTDSSDKTLTRILKTSLSLSRGNIMTLVFHYNLFVSDDQLTYTAERCPQLKRLVMPAWNRIKKTGICKAIRCWKELESLTMPSIANPPYLLEEIKRNCKNFSELKIMGPCDMFFASTLVEHLPQLKVLSLRCTTLLKDVLIFILDHLEHLEVLNISHCRLIEIPPPPATRRLVRNLDPLILEKASRLQRFLTCMQDSCVMCQRTKNDEGIMRWYNYEGLWKEDEVSSLAC encoded by the exons ATGTGTTCTTCAGTTTGCAATCTGCATGATGCTGTAAA AAATTGTGACGGAGTAAGGCTGTTTGGAGGTGGTTGGGAAGCTGGTGAAATGGAAGACGGTGGCCTCCCTGTGAGTAAATGGAAGGACCTGAACACTGACATACTACTAATGAGGATTTTACAGTCTTTCGACATCTTTGAGTTAACGTCGGGCATTGCTCACGTTTGTAGTGCGTGGCGCTTGGTTTGCCGTGATCCTCTGCTGTGGAAAAAGCTTGATTTGTCGATGATGAAATCGGATTTCATCAAATCACAAGTGGAGCCTTATGTCTATGTGACAGACTCGTCCGATAAGACACTGACTCGTATTTTGAAGACTTCATTGAGTCTCAGCCGGGGAAACATAATGACATTGGTTTTCCATTACAACTTATTTGTGAGCGATGATCAGTTGACGTATACTGCTGAAAG GTGCCCACAGCTGAAGCGACTGGTTATGCCGGCTTGGAACAGAATAAAAAAGACTGGAATCTGCAAGGCCATTCGCTGCTGGAAAGAGCTTGAATCGCTAACAATGCCTAGCATAGCGAATCCCCCGTACCTCTTGGAAGAGATTAAAAGGAACTGCAAAAATTTCAGTGAACTGAAGATCATGGGTCCTTGTGATATGTTCTTTGCTTCAACACTAGTTGAACATCTTCCACAACTGAAGGTGCTAAGCCTCCGGTGCACGACGCTCTTAAAGGATGTTTTGATCTTCATCTTGGATCACCTAGAACACCTGGAAGTTCTCAACATCTCACATTGCCGTCTAATCGAAATTCCTCCGCCTCCTGCAACTAGGAGACTTGTCAGAAATCTCGATCCGCTTATTCTCGAGAAGGCCTCTCGGTTGCAAAGATTTTTAACATGCATGCAGGACTCTTGCGTGATGTGCCAAAGGACCAAAAACGACGAGGGAATCATGAGGTGGTATAATTACGAAGGGCTATGGAAAGAAGATGAGGTGAGCTCCCTAGCTTGTTGA
- the LOC103440503 gene encoding F-box/LRR-repeat protein At3g48880-like isoform X3 — MEDGGLPVSKWKDLNTDILLMRILQSFDIFELTSGIAHVCSAWRLVCRDPLLWKKLDLSMMKSDFIKSQVEPYVYVTDSSDKTLTRILKTSLSLSRGNIMTLVFHYNLFVSDDQLTYTAERCPQLKRLVMPAWNRIKKTGICKAIRCWKELESLTMPSIANPPYLLEEIKRNCKNFSELKIMGPCDMFFASTLVEHLPQLKVLSLRCTTLLKDVLIFILDHLEHLEVLNISHCRLIEIPPPPATRRLVRNLDPLILEKASRLQRFLTCMQDSCVMCQRTKNDEGIMRWYNYEGLWKEDEVSSLAC, encoded by the exons ATGGAAGACGGTGGCCTCCCTGTGAGTAAATGGAAGGACCTGAACACTGACATACTACTAATGAGGATTTTACAGTCTTTCGACATCTTTGAGTTAACGTCGGGCATTGCTCACGTTTGTAGTGCGTGGCGCTTGGTTTGCCGTGATCCTCTGCTGTGGAAAAAGCTTGATTTGTCGATGATGAAATCGGATTTCATCAAATCACAAGTGGAGCCTTATGTCTATGTGACAGACTCGTCCGATAAGACACTGACTCGTATTTTGAAGACTTCATTGAGTCTCAGCCGGGGAAACATAATGACATTGGTTTTCCATTACAACTTATTTGTGAGCGATGATCAGTTGACGTATACTGCTGAAAG GTGCCCACAGCTGAAGCGACTGGTTATGCCGGCTTGGAACAGAATAAAAAAGACTGGAATCTGCAAGGCCATTCGCTGCTGGAAAGAGCTTGAATCGCTAACAATGCCTAGCATAGCGAATCCCCCGTACCTCTTGGAAGAGATTAAAAGGAACTGCAAAAATTTCAGTGAACTGAAGATCATGGGTCCTTGTGATATGTTCTTTGCTTCAACACTAGTTGAACATCTTCCACAACTGAAGGTGCTAAGCCTCCGGTGCACGACGCTCTTAAAGGATGTTTTGATCTTCATCTTGGATCACCTAGAACACCTGGAAGTTCTCAACATCTCACATTGCCGTCTAATCGAAATTCCTCCGCCTCCTGCAACTAGGAGACTTGTCAGAAATCTCGATCCGCTTATTCTCGAGAAGGCCTCTCGGTTGCAAAGATTTTTAACATGCATGCAGGACTCTTGCGTGATGTGCCAAAGGACCAAAAACGACGAGGGAATCATGAGGTGGTATAATTACGAAGGGCTATGGAAAGAAGATGAGGTGAGCTCCCTAGCTTGTTGA
- the LOC103440494 gene encoding WD repeat-containing protein RUP2-like codes for MKSFSSGFHFPDQPRISGERESTEEGKLLQQEVEKRSEFNNCEWDFSLSTVVSSNDCRGAASNTLGVIEFNPSNTVLATGGIARKIRVYSLKSLLPNYDNQTCGSSSDTMADLIDHVDACDYTICTPAKLSSLRWRPGSDGRVMASGDYDGVVTEYDIKTKLPIFERDEHGGRRVWSVDYSHSDPVLGASGSDDGTLQMWDPRCEGGECVASVQPSDARSPVCCVEFDPFGGALLAVGCADRKAYAYDVRKVAGPVMVFDGHRKTVTYVRFLDSRTVVTAATDGCLKLWDTEDSRAIETYKGHANSRSFVGLSVWRNGGLIGCGSENNRLFVYDKRWGEPIWVHEFGAVAAGGSSGGCGEEEGAFVSSVCWRQVGEEQCTLVAGGSDGVLQVFLGRRKSLTSD; via the coding sequence ATGAAAAGCTTCTCCTCAGGATTCCATTTCCCAGACCAACCACGAATTTCaggagaaagagaaagcacagAGGAAGGTAAATTACTACAACAAGAAGTAGAGAAAAGATCAGAGTTCAACAATTGTGAATGGGATTTCAGTCTCTCGACAGTTGTGTCCTCCAACGACTGCCGCGGCGCCGCATCCAACACCCTCGGTGTAATCGAGTTCAACCCATCAAACACCGTCTTAGCCACCGGCGGAATCGCCAGAAAAATCAGAGTTTACAGCCTGAAATCTCTATTGCCCAATTACGATAATCAAACTTGTGGAAGTTCAAGTGATACTATGGCGGATTTGATAGACCACGTAGATGCATGCGACTACACCATTTGCACTCCCGCCAAGCTCAGCAGCCTCCGCTGGCGGCCCGGATCCGACGGCCGGGTCATGGCCTCCGGCGACTACGACGGCGTCGTCACGGAATACGACATCAAAACAAAACTACCCATCTTCGAGCGCGACGAGCACGGCGGGCGCAGAGTCTGGAGCGTGGATTATTCGCATTCTGATCCGGTTCTCGGAGCGTCTGGCTCCGACGATGGGACACTACAGATGTGGGACCCGCGCTGCGAGGGCGGGGAATGCGTGGCGAGTGTGCAGCCCAGTGACGCGCGAAGTCCGGTCTGCTGCGTGGAGTTTGATCCGTTCGGCGGCGCGCTTCTGGCCGTTGGATGCGCGGACCGGAAGGCCTACGCCTACGATGTTCGGAAAGTGGCGGGCCCGGTTATGGTCTTCGACGGACACAGGAAAACCGTGACGTACGTGCGGTTTCTCGACAGCCGTACGGTGGTGACAGCTGCAACGGACGGGTGTTTGAAGCTGTGGGACACGGAGGATTCGCGGGCGATTGAGACGTACAAGGGGCACGCGAACAGTCGGAGCTTTGTTGGGTTATCGGTGTGGAGAAACGGAGGGCTAATTGGATGCGGGTCGGAAAATAACCGGCTTTTCGTGTACGATAAGAGGTGGGGCGAGCCCATTTGGGTCCACGAGTTTGGGGCGGTGGCTGCCGGTGGCAGTAGTGGTGGGTGCGGTGAGGAGGAAGGCGCGTTTGTGAGTAGCGTGTGCTGGCGACAAGTTGGTGAGGAGCAGTGCACGCTGGTGGCGGGTGGATCAGATGGGGTTTTGCAGGTTTTTCTGGGGAGGAGGAAGTCACTCACGTCGGATTAG
- the LOC103440483 gene encoding pre-mRNA cleavage factor Im 25 kDa subunit 2-like, which produces MVTSAVVNTYPLSSYTFGTKEPKMEKDTSVADRLARMKVNYMKEGMRTSVEAILLVQEHNHPHILLLQIGNTFCKLPGGRLKPGENEIEGLKRKLTSKLGANSPTLVPDWQIGECVAIWWRPNFETIMYPYCPPHITKPKECKKLFLVHLSEREYFAVPKNLKLLAVPLFELYDNVQRYGPVISTIPQQLSRFQFNMIS; this is translated from the exons atggttaCGTCGGCGGTGGTGAACACGTACCCACTGTCGAGCTACACGTTCGGGACCAAAGAGCCGAAGATGGAGAAGGACACCTCCGTCGCCGATCGCCTCGCCCGTATGAAAGTCAA CTATATGAAAGAGGGAATGCGGACCAGTGTCGAAGCGATTTTACTG GTACAGGAACATAATCATCCCCACATACTTCTCCTGCAGATTGGAAACACATTCTGCAAACTTCCTGGTGGACGACTGAAGCCAGGGGAGAATG AAATTGAGGGGTTGAAAAGAAAGCTGACCAGCAAGCTTGGCGCTAATTCACCTACCCTTGTGCCAGATTGGCAG ATAGGAGAGTGCGTGGCTATCTGGTGGAGGCCAAACTTTGAAACCATAATGTACCCATATTGCCCTCCTCACATAACAAAACCCAAG GAGTGTAAGAAGCTTTTCCTTGTTCACTTATCTGAGAGGGAGTACTTCGCTGTGCCCAAAAACCTAAAACTTCTTGCTGTCCCATTGTTTGAGCTCTATGATAACGTTCAG AGATATGGACCTGTTATATCAACAATCCCACAGCAGCTTTCCCGATTCCAGTTCAACATGATCAGTTAA
- the LOC103440472 gene encoding pentatricopeptide repeat-containing protein At3g29230-like: protein MRGSLEFTLSKLLPQCTFKQLKQIHVLIVTTSLNQNIQIFSKFLRRSTEFGSMEYPNLIFSQLGPQLSNNIVIQNAMIRGYDINGPFDQCVSVFDEMPLRGIKPHNFTYPYVLNSCSKLGWYGKGKQVQCHIVKHGFESNLAVANALFNMYVKMLDSCDSGVVNYRSLNDARKVFDYMRVKPVELWNRMISRYASGGDVQSARKLFDDMPDKDVVSWNSMISGYAEVRDVGSASDLFERMPEKDVISWTLMIGVYANAGDLRTARKFFNTMPCKNVVSWNSMISSYNQHRQYEEALDVFVQMHSEGVVPDGYTFVSVLSACSHLGALDFGKWTHSLIEDWSRFGTISGTALIDMYAKCGDINRAFALFIKIGKRDVFCWNVMIRSVAIHGRAEDAVKIYSLMQKEGLKPNDFTFTAALFACSHGGLVEEGERIFHSMDKEFGIVPKLEHFGCLIDLLSRNGRVEEALRMVKEMPYNPDIAIWGTLLGGCRETSHLKLAEEVIEKATELETDESGVYVLLANMRASAGQWPEAQSAREKMEEKKIWKNTGRSHVYASNGTQEPDIESHSKYREKVEQIRFTSNQCEPQKE, encoded by the coding sequence ATGCGAGGTTCCTTAGAGTTCACTCTTTCGAAACTATTACCACAATGCACGTTCAAACAGTTGAAGCAAATCCATGTCCTCATTGTTACTACCTCTCTCAACCAAAACATCCAAATTTTCTCAAAATTTCTCCGGCGGAGCACCGAGTTTGGATCCATGGAGTATCCCAATCTCATATTTTCCCAACTGGGTCCTCAACTCAGTAACAACATTGTGATTCAGAACGCCATGATCAGAGGGTACGATATCAACGGTCCGTTCGATCAATGCGTCTcagtgtttgatgaaatgcctcTGAGAGGAATCAAACCCCATAACTTCACCTACCCATATGTCTTGAACTCCTGCTCTAAATTGGGTTGGTACGGAAAAGGAAAACAAGTGCAGTGCCATATTGTAAAGCATGGGTTCGAGTCAAATCTGGCGGTTGCTAATGCCCTTTTCAATATGTATGTTAAAATGCTGGATTCCTGCGACTCTGGTGTTGTAAATTATAGGTCTTTGAATGATGCCCGCAAGGTGTTCGATTATATGCGTGTGAAACCTGTAGAATTGTGGAACCGCATGATCTCACGGTATGCGAGCGGTGGTGATGTTCAGAGTGCGAGAAAGTTGTTCGATGATATGCCTGACAAGGACGTCGTTTCATGGAATTCTATGATTTCCGGTTATGCTGAAGTAAGAGATGTAGGCAGTGCAAGTGATTTGTTTGAGAGGATGCCGGAAAAGGATGTCATCTCGTGGACATTGATGATCGGAGTATATGCCAATGCCGGAGACCTTAGAACGGCAAGAAAGTTTTTCAACACAATGCCGTGCAAGAATGTGGTGTCTTGGAACAGTATGATATCAAGTTACAACCAGCATAGACAATATGAAGAAGCATTGGATGTTTTTGTGCAAATGCATTCGGAAGGTGTGGTTCCGGATGGATATACATTTGTTTCGGTTCTGTCAGCTTGTTCCCACTTGGGTGCCCTAGATTTCGGAAAATGGACACACAGCTTGATAGAAGATTGGTCTCGTTTCGGAACCATTTCAGGGACTGCCCTTATCGACATGTATGCGAAGTGCGGGGACATAAACAGAGCGTTTGCTCTTTTTATCAAGATAGGAAAGAGGGATGTATTTTGTTGGAATGTTATGATTAGATCGGTCGCTATCCACGGAAGAGCAGAAGATGCCGTCAAGATATACTCATTGATGCAGAAGGAAGGGTTGAAGCCGAATGACTTCACGTTCACCGCTGCTCTCTTCGCTTGTAGCCATGGAGGCTTGGTAGAAGAAGGCGAAAGAATCTTCCATTCCATGGATAAAGAATTTGGGATTGTGCCAAAGCTTGAGCATTTTGGCTGCCTAATCGATTTGCTGAGCCGAAATGGTCGGGTGGAGGAAGCACTACGTATGGTGAAGGAAATGCCGTATAACCCCGACATTGCTATATGGGGAACATTGCTTGGGGGTTGCAGAGAAACTAGTCACCTTAAGTTGGCAGAGGAAGTGATCGAGAAGGCTACTGAGTTGGAAACAGACGAATCCGGGGTTTATGTCCTCTTGGCTAACATGCGTGCCTCGGCAGGGCAATGGCCAGAGGCTCAAAGTGcaagagagaaaatggaagaaaagaagatttggaagaacaCAGGACGCAGTCATGTTTATGCCTCTAATGGAACCCAGGAGCCCGACATCGAAAGCCACTCAAAATATAGAGAGAAGGTAGAACAAATTAGATTCACTTCAAACCAATGTGAGCCTCAAAAAGAATAG